Proteins found in one Coffea eugenioides isolate CCC68of chromosome 5, Ceug_1.0, whole genome shotgun sequence genomic segment:
- the LOC113771949 gene encoding uncharacterized protein LOC113771949, which produces MVEGQERPLPQQFPAPGKYPWLLYRHGKGYNDLTFCTISPSGPVKSERKRIPELIDKTVVYCSEDGWLVLADIETKWTYSIWNPATSQCFDLPRLKSKLLFIDSFLSSPPTDPGCLVMLFVAKAPIILYCRPGDQEWTEFNYGESLKAQTSTTKDSRENFLCQPVSCNGRIYATSARIFCLMRINLDKESNTICGISLLNQQRPPWYHFHSILVNLWLVGSGDELFSVHSCYGSLDFCDTLTIEINKFNFPSNLWEKVTSLNGRTLFLGEHYSFSCPGPMASCDSDSDMEEAGRGSCIYFTDRFDATLYSYKIEDESITTYLPCPDLPKPWLLFPTWIMPVQRSEHHTTTKEDEEMLPQENNVEVNNSSAEIIEEEGRLCDLPPDMLAMVCGNLSFVDYMNFRCLNRICASTVRMKSNSLPRPFLIFSNREKGVYEIVESRLQGKHSVTVPEAIEDHTIRYAKDGWLLLDKRNSVALFNLYTKEIIRFPDTPRECYTSFVFTSLPSSAGCFVFASLGVDKEVCFHHFKMGEQEWRQVGFGQAEIKFQPGFSSPLLHGGTFYYLSKDGILGGLKLEAETDNDIMEMEEDGNAEVEDGNYVMEWRINLDLERPCKNFRRTYLVECDENLLSVFEGRRGNRVWIRVYKLINDEQNWQEMNSLGNYSLYLSRYSSIARLEESPDMANRIYFPRFYQGGLLYYSLSTKKYHSVGSDDLLDNFFGTTMYNDCAWVDPRRR; this is translated from the exons ATGGTGGAGGGACAAGAAAGACCATTACCACAGCAATTTCCTGCACCAGGAAAATACCCTTGGCTGTTATACCGTCATGGCAAAGGCTATAACGACCTAACCTTTTGCACGATATCTCCTTCTGGACCTGTGAAGAGCGAGCGAAAGAGGATCCCAGAATTAATAGATAAAACAGTTGTATATTGTTCTGAAGACGGCTGGTTAGTCTTGGCCGATATCGAGACCAAGTGGACGTACTCAATTTGGAACCCCGCGACTTCACAATGCTTTGATCTTCCCCGTCTAAAATCAAAGCTGCTCTTTATCGATAGTTTCTTGTCATCGCCGCCAACTGATCCAGGCTGTTTGGTAATGTTATTTGTGGCTAAAGCCCCGATAATCTTGTACTGCCGTCCTGGTGACCAAGAGTGGACTGAGTTTAATTATGGTGAGAGTTTGAAGGCCCAAACTTCAACCACAAAAGACAGCCGAGAAAATTTTCTGTGTCAACCCGTAAGCTGCAATGGTAGAATCTATGCGACATCCGCAAGGATTTTCTGTTTGATGCGCATAAACTTGGACAAGGAATCCAACACTATTTGTGGCATATCTTTATTGAACCAGCAAAGGCCACCTTGGTACCACTTCCACTCAATTCTTGTAAACCTTTGGTTGGTGGGATCTGGGGATGAGCTTTTCTCAGTTCACAGCTGTTATGGCTCGCTAGACTTTTGCGACACCCTGACTATTGAGATCAACAAATTCAACTTCCCATCAAATTTATGGGAGAAGGTGACAAGTCTGAATGGCCGAACCTTGTTTTTGGGCGAGCACTACAGCTTTTCGTGTCCGGGTCCAATGGCGTCGTGCGACTCAGACTCGGACATGGAAGAAGCTGGGAGAGGGAGTTGCATTTATTTCACTGACCGCTTTGATGCAACGTTGTACTCGTACAAGATCGAGGATGAAAGCATTACAACGTATTTACCTTGCCCGGATTTACCAAAACCATGGCTTCTTTTTCCCACTTGGATAATGCCTGTTCAAAG GTCCGAGCACCATACAACTACCaaagaagatgaagaaatgCTGCCCCAAGAAAATAATGTTGAGGTCAATAATAGTAGCGCAGAGATCATCGAGGAAGAGGGACGCTTGTGCGATCTCCCGCCAGATATGCTCGCAATGGTCTGCGgaaatctttcttttgttgattaCATGAATTTTCGTTGCCTTAATAGAATCTGTGCCTCCACCGTTAGGATGAAATCCAACTCACTCCCTCGGCCATTTCTCATCTTCTCCAATAGAGAAAAAGGAGTCTATGAAATTGTTGAATCCAGGCTACAGGGCAAGCACTCAGTCACGGTTCCTGAGGCTATTGAAGATCATACAATTCGCTATGCCAAGGACGGATGGTTACTGCTGGATAAACGAAATTCTGTTGCTCTCTTTAATCTATACACGAAGGAGATCATTCGTTTTCCGGATACGCCTCGTGAGTGCTACACAAGCTTTGTTTTTACATCCTTGCCATCTTCCGCGGGTTGTTTCGTTTTTGCAAGCTTAGGAGTTGACAAAGAAGTCTGTTTCCACCATTTCAAAATGGGAGAGCAAGAATGGAGGCAAGTGGGATTTGGCCAAGCCGAAATAAAATTCCAGCCCGGTTTTAGCAGCCCGCTGCTCCACGGGGGGACTTTCTATTACCTAAGCAAGGATGGCATACTTGGAGGTCTAAAGCTAGAAGCCGAAACTGATAATGACATCATGGAGATGGAGGAGGATGGAAATGCCGAGGTTGAAGATGGTAACTATGTTATGGAATGGAGAATTAATCTCGACCTGGAAAGGCCTTGCAAGAATTTTCGACGCACTTACTTGGTGGAGTGTGATGAGAATCTTCTGTCTGTATTTGAGGGGCGCAGGGGAAATAGAGTTTGGATTCGAGTGTACAAGCTAATTAACGACGAGCAGAACTGGCAAGAGATGAACAGCTTGGGGAACTATTCACTGTATCTCAGCCGGTATTCATCTATCGCCCGCCTTGAGGAAAGCCCAGATATGGCCAACAGAATTTACTTTCCCAGATTTTATCAAGGTGGCCTGCTTTATTATTCTTTGAGCACCAAGAAGTATCATTCCGTTGGAAGCGACGATTTACTGGACAACTTCTTTGGCACTACAATGTACAACGATTGCGCTTGGGTTGATCCGAGACGGCGCTAG
- the LOC113770650 gene encoding reactive Intermediate Deaminase A, chloroplastic, translating to MAWLAAAKSFHLPAVDVTAPLSSSLSCRLLRLRVDGRAGIGRSSSAFRSKLFASLSISADASIKEAIRTDKAPAALGPYSQAIKANNLLFVSGVLGLVPETGKFVSDSVEDQTEQVLKNMGEILKASGASYSSVVKTTIMLADLKDFKKVNEIYAKYFTSPAPARSTYQVAALPLDAKIEIECIAVL from the exons ATGGCGTGGTTGGCCGCTGCAAAGAGCTTCCATCTGCCGGCGGTTGATGTCACCGCTCCGCTCTCGAGCTCCCTTAGCTGTCGGCTGCTTCGGCTGCGTGTCGATGGCCGCGCCGGCATCGGCCGATCCTCCTCGGCATTTCGGTCTAAACTCTTCGCTTCCTTAAGCATTTCCGCTGATGCCA GTATAAAGGAAGCTATTCGGACTGACAAGGCCCCAGCGGCATTGGGGCCATACTCTCAAGCTATAAAAGCAAACAACCTCCTTTTTGTGTCTGGGGTTCTTGGTCTAGTTCCAGAG ACTGGGAAGTTTGTCTCGGATAGTGTTGAGGATCAAACAGAGCAG GTTCTTAAGAATATGGGCGAGATACTTAAAGCAAGTGGTGCTAGCTATTCCTCAGTTGTTAAGACAACAATTAT GTTGGCTGACTTGAAGGATTTTAAGAAAGTCAATGAGATTTATGCTAAAT ACTTTACATCACCGGCGCCAGCTCGATCAACTTACCAAGTAGCAGCTTTACCATTGGACGCAAAAATTGAAATAGAATGCATAGCGGTGCTGTGA
- the LOC113770662 gene encoding NEP1-interacting protein-like 1, with product MLVCHPAIKKWFSGLGNLTFKCKERIFSWLSTELSCFGSGLLFTVMKRTAVSLLTCIFALGGATVGTISGAIKGQTTETGLFRGAGVGAVAGAITAVQLLELMVNGEPFSKVALICSLVNGKIFMEWVSPAVLKAYQWQISNMESNLREISDIFEVNSIRGLSHEAINDLPTCNLHSIETTNPSCHETICAICLTDFKNGDCARMLPNCGHSFHVNCIDEWLNRNGTCPVCRRDI from the exons ATGTTGGTCTGTCATCCAGCAATCAAGAAATGGTTTTCTGGGCTCGGTAATTTGACCTTCAAATGCAAGGAACGCATTTTCTCCTGGCTTTCAACAGAACTGAGCTGTTTCGGATCCGGGCTCTTATTTACAGTGATGAAGAGAACTGCTGTGTCTCTGCTCACTTGCATCTTTGCTTTAG GGGGAGCAACAGTAGGGACAATATCAGGAGCCATTAAAGGACAGACTACAGAAACTGGACTCTTCCGTGGGGCCGGAGTTGGTGCGGTGGCAGGGGCCATCACGGCGGTCCAGTTATTGGAACTGATGGTTAATGGAGAGCCGTTTTCCAAG GTTGCTCTCATATGTAGTCTTGTGAATGGAAAGATATTCATGGAGTGGGTCAGTCCTGCTGTTCTAAAAGCTTATCAATGGCAA ATTAGCAACATGGAATCAAATTTGAGGGAGATTTCAGACATTTTTGAGGTCAATTCCATCAGGGGATTATCGCATGAAGCTATCAATGATCTACCTACATGTAACCTTCATTCTATAGAGACCACAAATCCTTCTTGCCATGAAACAATCTGTGCAATTTGCTTGACG GACTTCAAGAACGGAGATTGTGCACGGATGCTTCCTAATTGTGGACATTCTTTCCACGTAAATTGCATAGATGAATGGTTAAACAGGAATGGCACTTGCCCGGTTTGTAGAAGAGATATTTGA
- the LOC113771951 gene encoding uncharacterized protein LOC113771951 codes for MEVGSPENGFDEISDLFKHDESTLSEDLGLSFLMNKDVAADYAFGDLEGEDKFNFCFSEQGHCELPSLLSNFRYYDPPGHPLENLHSSARISSSSDFLIDTDAGVVLNEDNLQMRSPKNHQHEDTEKLCSGYLRDFASQVDLESINSEVPEVFCRQPQVLASMGNPILGGEIVDTRDSPPHYNIGEETFSNPQHQELDQSEFTSKKEEEGVPVDQTETLYLSLESESGDFNSRNSGDGREELKELDLPHVDQYDQERTSHFSVSTGVMGEICVSPETSLYAIKVPHDQKLSASHGLQDVLYYNVTHDPKCCKAECFDPSEDPLSVNQSLHAAMENCASSKGSPAKHVHVAKINDQGVKRSRSQSPVKQTYSTSRCKKDSQTNSEARLPHFKSWCQRSSDKAACSYQSPGSPIRCVIQEGHKEQSYYSSSSNHKYELARTGDRGREVTSKDHLSVTSRQNSAALQESRRVFKDSSSSKSAPASPSNHSLEITSRRKVERSGSPSPISRRNLKRECDKSLSRTRYSSRHKSSSRSNSAHNTSLRAGYLSRASYRRTGIGKPGRCLFVAGFEFSTTEGELERKFSRFGHVRDVRIIRDKRSGLSRGYGFLSLERDEEADAAIRALHKTDWNGRVVLVEKSIK; via the exons ATGGAGGTGGGTTCTCCTGAAAATGGATTTGATGAAATAAGCGACCTTTTCAAACACGATGAATCCACTTTATCTGAAGATTTAGGCCTAAGCTTTCTAATGAATAAGGATGTAGCTGCAGATTATGCGTTTGGTGACTTGGAAGGTGAAGATAAGTTCAATTTCTGTTTCAGTGAGCAAGGGCACTGTGAACTGCCTTCACTGCTGTCTAATTTCAGATACTATGACCCTCCGGGACATCCTTTGGAAAATCTCCATTCTTCTGCTCGAATTAGTAGCAGtagtgattttttgattgataCAGATGCTGGTGTTGTTTTGAACGAGGATAATTTGCAGATGAGATCGCCCAAAAACCACCAGCATGAGGATACTGAGAAGTTATGTTCTGGTTATCTTCGTGATTTTGCCTCCCAAGTAGATTTAGAGAGTATCAATTCTGAAGTTCCAGAGGTCTTTTGCAGACAACCACAGGTACTTGCTTCAATGGGGAACCCTATATTGGGAGGAGAAATAGTGGACACGCGAGATTCTCCTCCGCACTACAATATAGGTGAAGAAACCTTTTCAAATCCACAGCACCAAGAACTTGACCAGTCTGAGTTTACatccaaaaaagaagaagaaggtgtTCCAGTTGACCAGACAGAAACGCTTTATCTTTCTCTAGAATCTGAGAGTGGAGATTTCAACTCAAGAAACTCTGGAGATGGTAGGGAAGAGCTCAAAGAGCTTGATTTGCCCCATGTTGATCAGTATGACCAAGAGAGAACTTCGCACTTTTCTGTATCTACAGGAGTGATGGGGGAAATATGCGTTTCGCCTGAGACATCTCTTTACGCTATCAAGGTTCCACATGATCAGAAACTGTCTGCTTCACATGGTCTTCAagatgtattatattataatgTAACACATGATCCAAAATGCTGCAAAGCTGAATGCTTTGACCCAAGTGAAGATCCCCTTTCTGTGAATCAGTCGTTACATGCTGCTATGGAGAATTGTGCATCTTCAAAAGGTTCTCCTGCGAAACATGTTCATGTAGCTAAAATAAATGATCAAGGAGTAAAAAGATCAAGATCACAATCACCGGTTAAGCAAACATATTCCACTTCCAGGTGTAAGAAGGATTCTCAAACTAACTCTGAAGCAAGACTCCCACATTTTAAAAGTTGGTGCCAAAGATCATCTGACAAAGCTGCTTGTTCATACCAGTCTCCTGGAAGTCCTATCAGATGTGTTATTCAAGAAGGTCACAAGGAACAGTCTTATTATTCTTCATCAAGTAACCACAAATATGAATTAGCTAGGACTGGTGATCGGGGTAGGGAAGTCACTTCGAAGGATCATTTGTCAGTCACCAGTCGACAGAATTCTGCTGCTCTACAAGAGTCAAGGAGAGTGTTTAAGGATAGTTCTTCTTCCAAATCTGCACCTGCCTCACCAAGCAATCACTCCTTAGAAATTACTAGTCGTCGGAAAGTGGAGAGGTCAGGTTCGCCATCACCAATCTCGCGTAGGAATCTCAAGAGAGAATGTGATAAATCTCTTTCAAG GACGAGGTACTCCTCAAGGCACAAATCTTCCTCAAGGAGCAATTCTGCTCATAATACATCTCTTCGAGCCGGATACTTGTCACGAGCTTCTTATAGGAGGACTGGAATAGGGAAACCTGGGAGATGTCTGTTTGTTGCAGGCTTTGAATTTTCAACAACAGAAGGAGAACTGGAAAGGAAGTTTTCTCGATTTGGCCATGTGAGAGATGTTCGCATAATTCGTGACAAAAG GTCGGGGCTTTCACGCGGATATGGATTTTTATCATTAGAAAGGGATGAAGAAGCAGATGCGGCCATTAGAGCTCTGCACAAGACAGACTGGAATGGTCGTGTTGTTCTTGTGGAGAAATCAATTAAGTGA